The Brassica napus cultivar Da-Ae chromosome C7, Da-Ae, whole genome shotgun sequence genomic interval TTTGTTTTGACCATCTAAAatcaccaaaaacaaaacatgatGACTCCTATTAAATGATTGTGATGAATATTGACAAATTATTTCAAAGagtcaaaaataaatgaatatgaAAAGATCATCAAAATGCCTAAAATTAGTATAAAATCTCGGAAATTCTTATTTAGGtagaaaatcaataaattttatggGGGATAATAGGACCAAAGATCTAGACTTTGGCTCTAGTATTAACTGTGATGTACAAGTTCAATGTTTTTGAGGTGGTCGGTCATGAGAACAACTATGGGAACCCTATTATATAACAGAGATAAGAACCAAGAACCACAACAACACTTTCATTTCGCAAAATGGATACGAAAAGGAAGATCTCGCATTCCCGCAAGAAGCAGCAACAAGAAGCCGACGGTGATATTACTAACTCATGGATCTGTAAGAACCCGTCTTGTAGAGCTAACGTGCCTTTAGATGATTCTTATTGCAAGTGGTGTTCTTGTTGCGTGTGCCATGCTTTCGATAAGACCAACGACCCAACCCTTTGGTTGGTTTGTGAGTCCGAGAAACCAAACGACGTCGAGTTCTGTGGCCTGTCGTGCCATGTCGAGTGTGCGTTTCGAAAAGACATTGTCTGGGTTAATGCTACTGGGAACCtgatgaagcttgatggataTTTCTGTTGCTACTCTTGCGGCAAAGTTTCTGACATTCTTGGGTAAGTTTTCTTCTTTTGAGGagacatattatatataacagAGTTCTGATATAGAtccaatgtgttttttttttcctctttgaaGATGTTGGAAGAAGCAGCTTGTGGCAGCAAAGGATGCACGAAGGATAGATGTTCTATGTTACAGGATAGAGTTGAGTTACAGGCTTCTCGATGGGACTAGTCGTTTTTCTGAGCTACATGAgattgttaaagatgctaagtcTAAGCTGGAAGTTGAAGTTGGTCCTATTGACGGGCCTTCTGCGAGAAATAACCTGGGCATTGTTAGTCGGCTTCCTGTAGCAATGCAGGTGCAAGAGCTCAGCAGTTTTGCTATCAGAAGGGCAGAGTATTGGTCAACCAGTGTAGCCAGAGGTTTGTATTTGGAGATATCTTTGTTATATGTTGTCTGAAAGGGGGAATGATGATATAAGTTTTGTCTTGCAGGTTTGGTTCCTGCTGCATGCAGGTTTGATTTTATAGATGTTGCGCCTAGACAAGTGATCCTTCGTTTGATTGAGCATTCTAGTGCTGAAGAACGTGGTGTGAAGGGTTATAGGTTATG includes:
- the LOC106417296 gene encoding VIN3-like protein 1 translates to MDTKRKISHSRKKQQQEADGDITNSWICKNPSCRANVPLDDSYCKWCSCCVCHAFDKTNDPTLWLVCESEKPNDVEFCGLSCHVECAFRKDIVWVNATGNLMKLDGYFCCYSCGKVSDILGCWKKQLVAAKDARRIDVLCYRIELSYRLLDGTSRFSELHEIVKDAKSKLEVEVGPIDGPSARNNLGIVSRLPVAMQVQELSSFAIRRAEYWSTSVARGLVPAACRFDFIDVAPRQVILRLIEHSSAEERGVKGYRLWCDKKGETPEDDQFDTDLSRGEAQRMRILFSDLEPCKEYIFRVVSYTRAGVLGHSIAGCFTKSVEIFQRSGGN